AGTTATCTTCTGCTTGTCCTGGCGAGTTTACCCAATTCTCAGTATATATCTGAATTCAAATCACGGTTTAGTTTAAGAAACAAAGATGTGCTCCTATGAACTTTGTGTTGAGACATCAGACTCACAGTAGAGATGTAGCATCTTCCATCTCCTTTAAGCCTCATGGCTATTGAATCATACCCGTCGAGATCAATAAACCCATCAAACTACAGAAAGGCGGAAGTGGTTTAGTTAAGTTGAGCGTGAACCCACTCTGATATTTGGTTTTGATTGACATTTGATGATTAGTAAGAAAAAAGGGTATGTGTTTAACCTTCTTTGAGCGCATTCCACAGAAACCACTCCGGTTAATACTCAATTTTGAACCTTCGCTAATCTCCGTAAAGAGGCTCCCCGAGAAAACACCTAAGGAAGAGGTACACGGTGAAAATGGTCAGCCCAATTGCAGAAACAAGAATGATGAGACTTGGAAGCAATGGTACAAGAATCAAGAAACCTCATATATTCATTTCCATGCATGTAATTTCATCAGAGACGCATAAAAGAACCTAAACGGCTAAAAACCAAACAAATTGCAGATCAAGATATCAAGAAAAAGGGTGTTGTGAATCTCTATTAACATGTACATGCCTCCATTTATGAGCAAACGACAAGTCTATTTGAAAAATGTATCTTACACAAACTGGGTGTATCAGAACCAAGCAAAAGAGCAACAAAAGGAAAAGGCTAAGCACAATTGACCACTATATAACGCTAACCAGTGCAATCTGATCCATTTCCTCCATCTTTAATCTCCAATGAAGCCGAAGACAATCCTACATAGTAAATATCCAACACGATAATTAGCAGAGCACATGAAGAATTGCTATGTATGTACAGCAGATATTCAGATATCTTATTTCGTCTCAATAGTTGTTTATATGAATCAAAGAGGAATGaatgtaaaagaaaattttcttaAGCAGGACATATGTTCTGCAACATCAAATATGAGCAGATGCCTGAACCTGTGTTTTAAGTACCTCCATACTCAGAATCAGAATACAGGTGCCATCTCTTCAGGTCTTCTTTTGAACTGAACTTGAATATACACTTCTCCACAGGCGGTAGCATTTCCTCGAGCTCCCACGT
This Brassica napus cultivar Da-Ae chromosome C6, Da-Ae, whole genome shotgun sequence DNA region includes the following protein-coding sequences:
- the LOC106404994 gene encoding probable complex I intermediate-associated protein 30 isoform X1 codes for the protein MSRFRSLWQASVNATKKALTWELEEMLPPVEKCIFKFSSKEDLKRWHLYSDSEYGGLSSASLEIKDGGNGSDCTGVFSGSLFTEISEGSKLSINRSGFCGMRSKKFDGFIDLDGYDSIAMRLKGDGRCYISTIYTENWVNSPGQAEDNSWQAFVFAPKGNWYTAKVPLTRYLPTWKGNVIDADMEMNPGRVVGMSLSVNSQGGGFIGAKLGAGDFRVEIDWIKALRMP
- the LOC106404994 gene encoding probable complex I intermediate-associated protein 30 isoform X2 codes for the protein MLPPVEKCIFKFSSKEDLKRWHLYSDSEYGGLSSASLEIKDGGNGSDCTGVFSGSLFTEISEGSKLSINRSGFCGMRSKKFDGFIDLDGYDSIAMRLKGDGRCYISTIYTENWVNSPGQAEDNSWQAFVFAPKGNWYTAKVPLTRYLPTWKGNVIDADMEMNPGRVVGMSLSVNSQGGGFIGAKLGAGDFRVEIDWIKALRMP